The stretch of DNA TCGTACTTGCTGATGCCGGCGATGGGATCGCTCTCCGTCAGCTCCTCGTACCAGAACTTGGCATTGCCGCGCGCGAAGCTGCGGCCAGCGCCGTGCGCGTTGACAAACAACTTCCCGTTCCACTCGGCCTTATCGACGGGATAGATCACCGTCATGCTGCTGCCTTGCTCCATGCTGTAACGCCCGATGCCGTGGAACACAGGCTTGTCTTCCTCGCCGCCCTGCTGATAGACAAACTCGGGATAGACGTTAAAGTAGTTTGAGTAGCGGGCCTTGTCGTCCTTCAGCGCGTAGCCATCCAGCGTGCCGGTTACGCCAACATCCAGGCGCTTGTACTTCTTGCCCTGATACTCGAACTCGATTTCCGTCATGCGGCAGACTTCCTGCCCGACGAGCTTGCCGTTGATGTCCTTCTTCTTCGGCACCAAAAACTGATCGCAACCCTTAACGTCGCTTACCGGTGCCGCCGAGGTGGTTGGCGGCAATGCAATTGCCAACGCGAGCACGCCTGTTGCACAGACCAAATTTTTCCAAATCGATTTACGCATGAGTCTTACCTCCTTAAATTCTTGTACCCAGCCGCGAAAAATGGCCGCTACTCTCCCTGCCAATTTATGATCGTCGTTATACTATCCCATACTTTGCACCGCCGCAAGCGCATCTGGCGTCCCCAATATTCCTCGGACTACAGTGCGGGGATTGGGTTACTTGCGGGCTCGGCCGGTTGTGTCGTTGGTTGAGCGGTATCGGGCATAGCCGGGGTGAGGGGCTGTAGTGCATCTACCGCCGCCGCAGGTGCTCCCGGTGCTTGTCCAGTGGCTGCGGGGAGCGGTTGAGTTGGGGGTCTCCGGATGGACGGTTGCGGTACAGGCGGTGCTGATGGCGACGACTGTGGAGCGGATTTCGCGGGAGATGCTTCCAAGGGTTCTGCGACGAGTGGCGTGGGCTCTGGCAAGGGGAGATCAAAGTCCGTGCCCACGATAACGATTACTTCTTCCAAGCTTTGCAGTTGTGCCAGCGAACGCACGCGGATGTCCTGGAACCTGGGTCCGGGGCTGGTGCGTTCGACTACGCCAACGGCTAGTCCTCGCGGGTATATCTTGTCCTCGCCGGAGGTGAACACTCTTTGCCCGAGAGTGATTCGCTCGCCGTTGGGAATGAAGTCAAGTTGCATGAACTCTTCGTTGCGTCCCTTCAGAATGCCGTGCATGCGGTTCTGTTCGAGCAGTACGCCCGCGCCGCTGAAGGGGTCGGAGAGCAGTATCACCTGGGCTGAATCTGGGAAGACGGCGAGAACTTTGCCGACTACTCCATCTGGAACCATGACGGGGGCATCCTGCCGCAGGCCCTGTCTGGCACCTTTGTCGATCATTAGCAACCGTGCTGTTTCACCCGCGCTACCGCCCAGCACGCGCGCCACGACGGTTTCACCGGGAATCACCGCTTTCAAATCCATCAGCGCCTGCAGGCGCTTCGCTTCGGCGGCAGCGGATTGCAGCTGCTGATTTTCCAGTTTAAGTTGATTTACCTGCTGGCTGAGATTGACGCTCTGCTCACGGGCTCCGCGCAGGTTGATGTAGCCCAACCAAACGGAGCGGATGGAATCGGAGACGGAGTTCATTGCGCGGTGAATCGGATCGATGACGAGGACGGTTCCATAGCGCACCAGTGGAATGTCGGTTTGGCTCCGCAATTGATAGCCGACCATCACGAACTGCGCCAGCAGAACTCCGGCGAGTACGATCAGGCCACGATAAAAAAGGGAGAGCCGCGTAGATTCCATAGAGAAACTCCATTGTAAATGGAGAGGACTCTAGCGACGAGGGCGGCGGCAGTTAGGGAGGTCCCGAATTCTGCACTTAACTGTAGCTGGGGACCCGCTCCCGCTAATCAACGGCGATCTTACGCAGCAGATTGAAGTCGCTGAGCATCTTGCCGGTTCCCAGCACCACGCAGGCCAGCGGATCGTCGGCGATCGAGACTGGCAACCCGGTTTCCTCGCGGATGCGCTTGTCGAGGTTCTTGAGTAGGGCACCGCCGCCGGTGAGCACGATGCCACGGTCAGAGATGTCGGCGGAGAGTTCGGGCGGAGTACGCTCAAGCGCGACACGAATCGCGTTGACAATGGTGTCCACGCCTTCCGAAAGAGCCTCGCGGATCTCGGCGTCCTGAATGATCAGCGTCTTGGGCACTCCCTCGATCAAGTCGCGGCCCTTGATCTCCATGGTCAATGGCTTTTCCAGCGGATAGGCGGAGCCAATTTGGATTTTGATCTGCTCGGCGGTACGCTCACCGATGAGCAGATTAAATTTGCGCTTCAAGTAATGCATGATGGCGTCGTCCAACTCATTGCCGGCGACGCGCACTGACCTCGAGTAAACGATGCCTGAAAGCGAAATGACGGCGATGTCCGTGGTGCCGCCGCCGATGTCCACCACCATATTTCCCGATGGTTCTGTGATGGGGAGCCCCGCTCCGATGGCTGCGGCCATGGCCTGTTCCACCAGATGCACCTCGCTGGCCTTCGCGCGATAGGCCGAGTCCTGCACGGCGCGCTTCTCGACTGGAGTGATCTCGCTGGGCACACCGATTACGATCCGCGGGCGCACCAACATTTTGCGATTGTGTGCCTTATGGATGAAATACGTGAGCATCTTCTCGGTGACTTTGAAGTCCGCGATCACGCCGTCGCGCATGGGCTTGATGGCCACGATGTTGCCCGGCGTGCGGCCCAGCATCTCCTTGGCCTCCTTGCCCACGGCCTCCACTTCGTTGGTCACCTTATTGATGGCCACGATCGACGGCTCATTGACCACGATGCCGCCCGACTTGGCGTAGACCAAGGTATTGGCGGTTCCCAGGTCAATTGCCAGGTCGCGCGAGAAAAATGAAAAGAATGAGTGCCGGTTACCGGACATCGCGGGTATGCTCTCCCTAATGAGGTGCGGATTCAGGTAGCGCAAGATACTGCTTGTCCGAGCGCGCTCAGGAAGAAAAAAAATCGCGCTCAGGGAAAGCGATTTGAAGCTAAATGCTATTGTATCGTGATCGTCTTGCGCAAGGTGAAAACTTTGCCTTTTCTGTTTTGTGCCGTAACCGTAATCATGGTGGTACCTGCCGTGGGCATGGCCGAGGTGAAGTGCTTAAACGAGCCGTTCGGGGCCACATTGAATACCTGCTCATTGTTTACCAGGACGGTGGCGCCTGGTTCGGTCCTTCCCACCACCTCCATTACACGCCCGTGCTGGATGTACTGCTCAACGATCAGTAGAAGCTCCTCCGCACTGGCCTGATGAAGGACGGAGAAGAGATTGGGCTCGCTTTGCTGGCTCTCCTTGCCCTGCAAATTGAGCGAAATGACCGACCAATAGTAATCGCCTTCACGGAAAGCGGGCAACCGGATCGAGGTGGAGCGTACGCGTTGATCAAACAGCGGATCTTTGAGTAAGGGGGAAGTGGAGACGAGAATGCGGTAAGAATCGGCGGTGCCCACAGCCGACCACGTGAACTCAATCCCAATGCTACTTTGCGATCCGGTCATCACCACCGGCGCCATATCCGCAGGCGTCAGCAATAAAGGCGGGGCGACCACCTTCTTGCGCACCAGCAGACTGCCCGCCGCTCCGAAGGTTGCCTGCTCAAACTCACCCAGTTCGATTTGCTCTCCGCCGCGCTGCATCCCGGCACCGCCCTTTGAAACGGTGATCTCACGCACGTTAGTGGATGGATCGTTGTGCACCAACGCGCGGCTGTCCGCTTTCATGCGAGCTTCCGCATCGGCGAAGCGGACGCGGGAATCTCCCATGGACTTGGTCGTGGACAGGTCCACTGTCCCGCTGGTTACATGCACGGAAATTTTGGAATTGGCGATATTCACGGGAATCGCATTTTCTTCAATGGCGATCAGAGTGTTGGGACGAACCACATAGAGTGTCCCATCGGCGAACGCGATGCGGGCCACACCATCCTTGTCGGTCTGCACTATATCGCCCTGATCCAGCCCTTCGGCCAGCGAGGCTTCCATCCACGCTACGGAGCTTGCTTTGCGGACACGTACTCCGCCATCGAGATTCGTAAAGCGCGCCTGCCGGTTGGCGGTGGTGTCAACGGCTGCCGCATCGTTCTCATTTCCACGTAGCATCGCCAGCAGCGAAGCACGCGAGTTGGGGAACACCACCAGAAGGATTCCTCCCACCAACACCAATACTCCCAAGACTCCCAGTGTCAGTGTCTTATAGCTAACAGTGCGCCACTCCAATAGATCGGTCTGATCTTTGGTGGGACGGTCCTTTGGGATTAACGAATCAGGTATCTCGGGCATCTCAGATTCCAAGTCGCTGGTTTGGCGCGAGTATGACGATCTTGGTCAATTATTTCAACCCGTGCGTATATTATCTTATGCGGTCCAAGGGGCCAATGCTACTGTGCTGATTGCTGCAATATGGTACCCTTTCTGATTCACCCTTACGCATTTGGTTTTTCCAATAGCTACGGGAGAGTAATCTGAAGTTTCCCGGGCTGCTGGATGTAATCGCGGCGGGAAACCATCGCCGAGTTCCCGAGTTAATGCTACGCTGGTTTGAAACGGGTATCCGCACAATTCAACCAGGAATGTAAGTCATCAGGATAACGGCTCGGCGGCCATATTGTTATATCCTACTGGTTCGGTGTATTCTGCTTTGCCCGTGTCCGGCACGTTCAAGTTGAGGTCAATAAACACACGTCTATGGCAAAAACGACGGCAAAGATAAAATCGAAGACTAAAGCTCCGGCCCGGAAAAATGTCGTGAAGCTCGCACCACGCGGTGCAAAATCGGCTGCACCCTCCAAGCCAAATAAGTTGGCCAAGAAATCGGCGAAAGGCAAACCAGCAGCTCCACCGGCGAAGCCCTTGCAATTTCCCAAACGCAAGCCCACGGCGGAGGAGATTGTGCATCAGCAGTCTCTCGACCGTTTTACAGCGGGGCTCGAATTGATGAATCAGGGCAATTACGCCAAAGCCAAGTCCGGCTTCGAGCGGCTGGTGGGCAATCCCTCGCGTGAGCTGGCCGAACGCGCACAGGTCTATCTGAACATCTGCCAGCAGCGCGCCGCGCGGCCTTCATTGCAGCTGAAAACAGTGGAGGAGATGTACGATTATGCCGTGAGTTTGGCCAATGAAGGTCATCCCGAGCAGGCCGAAGAGCATCTGCGCAAAGCCTTGAAACTCGCGCCGCGCGCCGATTTTCTTTATTACGCGCTGGCCGCCACTTTCGCCCTGCGCAATGACGTTGAAGGCACCCTTGAATATCTCGACAAGGCTATTCAGATCAATCAGCGCAATCGCTTCCAGGCGCAGAACGACCCGGACTTCGAGAATATGCTGGAGGATCCTCGATTCACGGAATTGATCTACCCGGAACGGCCTTTGAGCTAAGGTGATCGCGACAACTGCCCGGCTCAGTCCGGTTCAGCCCAGCGCGCTTGGTTAAACGAGCATGAAAATCGTATCACTGGGAGGCGGCACGGGCCTATCCACATTGCTGCAAGGATTGAAGGCTTGGTATCCTGCCGATCCCGCCCCCGATTTACTAGAGATGGTTCTCGAAAAGGCCTATGGTTGCGAGGAGCCGCGCGTTACCGACCTGAGCTCGGTGGTCGCCGTCTCCGATGACGGAGGCAGTTCTGGTCGTCTCCGCCGCGATTTCCGGGTTCTGCCGCCCGGCGATATCCGCAACTGCATGGTTGCCCTTTCTGAAGACGAAGCACTGCTCTCCAAGCTTTTCCAGTTCCGCTTTGCCAGCGGCCAGGGTTTGAAGGGACACAGTTTTGGCAATCTTTTTCTCACTGCGCTCAGCGGAATCACCGGTGACTTTCAGGAAGCCATTCAGGTGTCCAGCGAAGTGCTAGCCATCCGTGGCCACATCTATCCTTCCACCATGTCCGATGTGCGCCTGGAGGCGGAGCTGGAAAATGGCCGCGTCGTGAAAGGCGAAACGCAGATTTCGCGCAGCCGCCGTCCCATCCGCCGCATCCGACTCTCGCCACGTAACTGCCGCCCCGCGCCGAAGGCTCTGGAGGCCATCGCTCAGGCGGACGTCATCACCCTGGGTCCCGGTTCGCTCTTTACTAGCTTAATCCCCAATCTGCTCGTTCTGGGCGTGGCCACCGCCATTGCCCAATCGCGTGCCGCCCGCATCTTCATTTGTAATCTAATGACCCAGCCCGGCGAGACGAACCGCTTCACTGCCGCGGACCATCTACGCGCCGTTATGAACCATGCGGGCGGTCAGCGGCTGTTTGACTACGTCATGGTTAACTCCGGTCCCATTTCGCACAGCGCGTTGCGCCGGTACAAAGTAACAGGAGCATCTCCGGTGAATCCGGGAAGCGAGGAGCTTGAGAGTATGGGAGTTCGCGTGGTCGCTGGCGACTTTGTCCGCGAAAAACGTACTGGACCCTCCGCCGAGCGCTGGGTGCGGCATGATCCCAGCCATCTGGCCAAAGCTGTGCTGGATACTTGTGCGGCACATCGCTATTGGGAAGAGGCGACAAAGTCAGCCGGTCCAGCCTAAGCTACAATACCCAGTGATGAATTAAGTCTTGAGGGGAGACCATGAAGGACAGTACCATCGTTGTGATTTTGGCCGCTGGGCTCGGAACGCGCTTTAAGTCCAAATTGCCAAAGGTACTCCACTCGGCTGGCGGACGGACGCTGATCGATCACGTCGTCCGCGCGGTCAAACCACTTGCCTCACGCGCCACCTTCGCCGTCATCGGGTATCAGGCCGCACAAGTGGAACAGGCACTGCGCAGCGCTGGCCATGGACCCGGGCATGAAGAAGTCCGGCTCATACTTCAGAAGCAACAACTGGGTACGGGGCATGCTTTGGCCGCTGGCGAGCGTCAATTGCGGCGTGCTACCTCCTCCAATAAAGGCACAATTATGGTGGTGTGCGGAGACACCCCGCTGCTAACCACCGCGACTCTGCGCAACCTGCTTGCCCATCACCGCAGGAAACGCGCCATCGCCACGGTGCTGACCGCCGATATGGCCGATCCCGCTGCGTACGGGCGCATTCTCAGATCCGCGGATGGCTCACTCCTTGCCATTGTCGAATGGAAGTCCGCCACCTCCGAGCAGAAGAAGATTCGGGAGATCAATACAGGCATCTACTGTTTTGAGACTCGCGAACTATTTCCCGCTTTGAAGCGCGTCCGCAAGAATCCTGTGTCGGGGGAATACTATCTCACTGATGTCATCGAGCTGTTGGCCAAGGCGGGACACCGTCTCGCCGCCTGCCGCGCCGAAGATCCCGACGAAGTGGCGGGTATCAACGACCGGGCCGAGCTGGCCCGCGTGGATACCCTGCTGCGCCTGCGAAAGGCTCGTGAGTTAATGATTGCTGGAGTCACTATCCACTCACCCGAGACAGTGAGAATCGATCCCGACGTGACTGTCGGTCCTGACAGCACCATCGAGGCTGGTGTCTATCTGAATGGCAGGACAAAGATCGGCCCGGAGTGTGTTATTGGAGCTTACTCTATCATCACTGACTCACAGCTTGCCGCGCGAGTTACTATAAAGACATCCTGTGTGATTACAGAATCCCAGGTGGATGACGGAGCCAGCGTGGGACCATTCGCTCACGTGCGTCCGGGATCGCAGATCGGCGCGGGAGCCCGCATTGGCGACTTCGTGGAGATTAAGAAGTCCCGCATTGGCCGGCTCAGCCGAGCTAATCATCTAGCCTACATTGGAGACGCCACTGTGGGCGAAGATGTCAATATCGGTGCCGGGACAATCACCGTCAATTACGATGGTGTGAATAAGCACCAGACCATTATTGAGGATGGCGCCTTCATCGGTTCTGGTTCGGAGCTGATCGCTCCAGTGCGCATCGGCCGCGGCGCTTTTGTCGCCGCAGGCTCCACCATTCACGATCACGTTCCGGCCAACGCCCTAGCCATCGCCCGGGCCAGACAGTCAGTCAAGCCCGGCTGGATGGTCGAGCGAATTCGGAAACTAAAGAAGACCCCGAAATCTCATTCGTAGTCATTCGTAACTCTCACTCACTTACGAGCTCCCGTATTTTTCTGATTGTGGGTCGCAACCGCTATTTTAATAGGTGAACATATGACTCAGAAGGAAACGATTGGATTTATCGGGCTGGGTATTATGGGTTATCCCATGGCGGAAAATTTGCTGAAGGCCGGAAACGCCGTCACCGTTTATAACCGGACGCGGTCCAAGGCCGAGTCGCTCGCCGCGGAAGGCGCGAGCATTGCGCCCATCGTGGCGGATGTAGCACGAGCTGCCAGTGTAATCTTCATCTGTGTGGGCGGCACCGCGGACGTTGAACAAATAGCCGAAGAGTTGCTTCCCGCGATTCGGCCTGGTGCGCTAATCGTGGATTCCACCACCATCTCGCCCACCGCTAGCCGCCGGCTCGCAGCCCGCTTCTCCGAGTGCGGCGCGCAATTTTTGGATGCCCCCTGTACGGGCTCCAAAACGGGTGCCACCAATGCCACGCTGACATTCATGGTGGGTGGTGAGAAAGCTGCATTCGATCGTGCTCGACCCTATCTGGAGGCAATGGGCAAAAAAATATTCCACACAGGCGGGCAGGGAACTGGCTTACAGGTGAAGCTGACTCAAAATTTAATCGGCGCACTCACCTGCCAGGCCATGGCTGAGGGCTTCGTGCTGGCACGCAAGGCCGGCATCTCGCCATCGCTTGTGCTGGAGGTGCTCCAGAACAGCGTGGCGCGCAATCCCATGATTGACGGCAAACTCCCGCTGGTGCTCACGCGGAAGTTCGACCCCCATTTTTCGTTGAAATGGATGCATAAGGACCTGGGCTTGATGCTTGAATCAGCCAATGAACTGCAAGTTCCTTTGCCCGCAACGGCGCTGGTGAGGGAGTTATTTGGCGCGGGGATAGCCATGGGGCATGGCGAAGAGGACTTTGCTGCGGCCATTTGTGTCATTGAAAGTATGGCTGGCGTGGAAGTGCGCGAGGACTAGCGATCCAGTGCGCAATTCGCTATACGGAGCCCAAATGGGGAGAGGTTTAGTCAGATTTCACAGTCTGTTTCTGCGACGCGCATGTGCCGGGCTTGCACCTGGATTGATTGACACCCCGATGCGAACCCCCGTAGAATCGCTATGGCCGAATAGTTGCCCGAGTCGGTACACGCCCATCAGCCGCAGTCAATGAATGCTATCGAGGCGGAGCTGAGTGCCGATAGAGCGACTGGGGTTATCAAAACAAAGCAGCCATGGCAGCCCAAAAGAAAATTAAATTACTTCTAGGTGACCCACGTCCTGCCTTTCGGGCGGGCCTCAAACTTCTCCTGTCCAGTGAGAAGGACGTGGCATTGATCGGAGAGGTCGAGGCGGCGGATCAGGTGGTCAAGAAAGTAACTGCGCTAAAGCCGCAAGTAATCCTTATCCACTCGCAACTTTCCGAGTTCGGCGGTCGGAATTTGCTGCTGCAGGTTCAACGCAACTTCCCCCGCACGCGAATGTTGGTGATGGCCACGTCGGAAGATGAAGAGGGGTCCATTCGCGCACTACGCATCTCTACTGTGCAATTAGTTCCTCGTCAGGCAGCTTTTAAGCAAGTGCTGCAATGGATTCTCCGAGCGGAAACCAACGGATCGACGGCGGTTCCGGCGGCCGGAGCCACGGCAACTTCCAGCAAGAGTGGAGCGGACGAAGCCGAAGGCGATTCGCCGCTCAGCTCACGCGAGAGGCAGGTGGTCGAGTTGGTTTCACAAGGCTTTAAGAACCGCGAGATCGCCCAGCGCATGTTCATCAGCGAGCAGACTGTGAAGAATCATCTCCATAATGTTTTTGACAAGCTGGGCGTCTCTGATCGCTTGGAACTCGCACTGTACGCCATTCACAAACAGATGCAGGGTGGACTCTAGCGATCTCCATGGGAGATTTCCGTGAAATGGCAGTCGGCCCCGTCGATGTCCAATAAAATCATCCAACCCACATTTTCAAGGCGGCTGGCGATTCATTTGACCCTGCTCGCGGCTGTCTCCGCGCTGCCCTTTGCGCATGGCCATGAGATCATCACGACGCAAATCACTTTCAATCAGACGATTTTCCCGATCATTCAAGCGAACTGCGCAGCCTGTCATCGCGCGGGTGGCATGGCGTTCTCATTGATGACGTACCAGGAAGCCCGCCCCTGGGCCGCAGCCATCCAGGAAGAAGTGCTCCGGCGCAGGATGCCGCCTTGGGGTGCCGTGCGCGGCTTCGGGCACTTCCGCAACGACCCCAGTCTTACGCAGACCCAACTGCAACAGATCGCCGAGTGGGCCGAAGGCGGCGCGCCGGAGGGGGCCGCAAGAGCCGGGCCTGCATCGGGGATTCCTTTGGCGAGTACGATTCCCCGCCGCGATGATCTCATCCAACCGGTCTCCGCGGAGTCAGTGATTGAGGTGGGCAAAGCAGGAGAGAGATTTGTACTAGACTTTTTTGAATTACGCAGGGATGTCACGCTCAGTGGCATTCAATTCGTGAAAGCGGCTGAGAAGTCTTCCTTCCGCATTAGGGCCGTGCTGCCGGATGGGTCGGTGATTGCTCTAGTCTGGATATACGAGTTTCGCGCGGGGTATTCACAACCATACATCTTCGCCGCCCCGCTGCGGCTGCCTGCGGGGACGCGCATCCAGGGCGTGCCCGCCGATGCACAGGCGATTCTGCTGATAGAACAGCCGTAGACCTTTGGCGCACTGCCGCTTTCACTTCATTTCCTGAACCGGCACATCGAACCTCGCCCTGCTTACCACTCCCCGGGCCTGAACTTCCACCCAGACGCGGTAGTTGTGCGGGCGCGGGAAGTAAACGTTGAACTGCACCTCAGTTCCTTTGGCCCCGGCGAACGGCTCGATGTGCATCAGATCAATCAGGTCGTCGCTGGCTACCAGCATCTGCCCCCGGTCTCCGTGAAAATTTTCAAGGCCTGCCTGCGGGTCGAGGGTGAAGAAGAGCAGTGTCTTCCCGCTGGGATTTGGCTGCGCCGGTTCGCTTCTCATGGCGACGCGCAGTCCGTCAGCCTGCTTGGGGGAGTTATCGCGTGTAAGCGCGGGAATGGGCTGTTCTGCGCCAGTTACAATCAAGCTGCCGATCACCGACTGCTCCGGCGCGCCCTCCGGCTGAAACTCGCTAAGGATGCGGTACAGCCCGGGGCTGGGCAGCGTTGCTTCGATTCGGAATTTTCCATCTGGGGATAGGCCGGGATGCTCGTGCAGGAAAAATCGCAAATCCTGGCTCACAATATAAGAGTGGAAGAGGTGGGTGTGGCTGAGTTGGAAGTCCGTGACTATCCGTCCGCTAAACTGCCCGCCGGTCAATTTTCGAACCGCAAACTCCAGTAGGACCTTCTTCCCGGCTTGTATCGCGCGTGGAGTCGCGCTGATATCCACGGAATAAGAAACTCCATTTTCAGCCGCCGTCTGTGCCTGGCAGACGACAGCGCAGAGTGCGGGCAGCATCGCGATGGCAGCCATTGCTGCGCGCCACTGTCGACTGCGCGGAGGCGGACTACTCACCCGCATGCGCGCCGGCCTGCGGGGCGCGCAGGAAAACCTGTCCCGCCTTTACGTGCTTGTCAACCAGCATGCCCACGAATCCTGAGCTCATCTCTTCCCACACCATGCCACCGTAGTAGACCGTTTGCTTCGGGTCAGGATTGAATTTGTTGTTCACCGAATTGTCGAAGTACGCGGTGGTGATGATCTTCGATCCTTTGGGAACCTTAACGGGCGCAGCCAGCTCATAGCCGAGCTGCCAGTTGAAATCGTAACGCGGAACGTTGAGTAAATCCTGCTTACGGCCATCGGGATAGATCACCTGAAACAACATGCTCTTGCCGCGCAGATGCATGTGAGGGCTGAGCCACACAATCTCGACATCCTGATCGAGTACGGCCTCACCGTGGGGTGCTTTCCAACTGGCTTCGCCCGCCGGGATGGCGAAGTTCTCAGCGTCTTGCGGCCCGCGCACGGTCAGCGAAACATAGCGCCGCGCCGGCTCCTGTTTGGCAATGGTGAATCCCACCGCCGGACGGTCCACCACTTCCTTGCCGTTGGGCGTATAGTGCAGGCTGAACACAATGTCGGTGCCCGCCGGAATCAGCTTGGCCGCCCCCTTGGGTCGATAGTCCATCAGCGATTGCAGCCCAGGCAGATAACAGGCTTCGCCTTCGCTGGCATCGCGCAGCGCGGGGCGTGCGTCGAGGCTCTGCTGAGCCGTCTCGCCTTTCTTGCGCGGCAGTTCGACCCCGCGATCGTCGCGCATTACTTCGTTCCAGTAACGCTCGCCGTACTTCACATCCTCGTTGTGCGGCATCAGGTGTACGCAGATGTGATGCGTTACGGACGGCTCACTGGGCTTCACTTCGATCGACGAAACCCACGTATCTTTGTCGAGTCCGCTGGGGACGGCCACACGGAACCACTCGATGACATTATTCTTGGCTGTCGCTGGAACCTTAGTCTCCGGTCCTTTCACAATGTGATCGGGCTGCACCTGCCAGCCCCCATCGGGCCACGCGACAAGCGCGGGTTTGTCTTTGGCATCGCCCTCCAGCGCTCCTTGATCCACCCACGACGCGATGAGATCAATCTCACTTTGCTTGATTGAACTGTCGTTGGAAAACTTACCTACTGTGGGGTCGGCGTTCCAAGGAGGCATCTGCCGTGTAATGACCTTCTGCTTGATGGCCTTGGCCCACGGTCGCGTATTCTCGTAACTCAGCAACGACATCGGCGCGATCTGGCCAGGCCTGTGGCAGGCTTGGCAGTTGCGCTGCAGAATGGGCAGCACATCCTTGTTGAAGGTAACAGACGTGGCCGGAACTTCTGCGGCCAGCGCGGTCATGCCAGTAATGAAAATCACAGCCAATAAGTGCCCGATCAGAATTGATTTTTCCCCCATTTGCAAAATCCTCCCACCACGTTCGGTCGTTGCCCGAATTTCCATTGCCTGCGGCTAGGCTTGAGATAAATATTGCTCCCGTGCCCACGCGCTGTCAATCCTTCCCCGTGTCGCTCTGGGAGAGATTTGCGTATCGAGCCATGAAACGACGGTCGATCCAGTCCTTAAGCGTCCAGAGCCAGCGGCCCTCCGCCGACAACTCGCCGCGTGAAGCCACGGCGTAGCGGTCGCCGGTGCTGATCAGGCTCAGGAACTTTTTCTGCGGCGTGAAGGGAACCAGCGGCTCACCCCGCAGCGCGCGCCGCAGATTCTCGGTCAAGGGCGGCCCCTGCCGCACCGCGAACAC from Acidobacteriota bacterium encodes:
- a CDS encoding rod shape-determining protein; translated protein: MSGNRHSFFSFFSRDLAIDLGTANTLVYAKSGGIVVNEPSIVAINKVTNEVEAVGKEAKEMLGRTPGNIVAIKPMRDGVIADFKVTEKMLTYFIHKAHNRKMLVRPRIVIGVPSEITPVEKRAVQDSAYRAKASEVHLVEQAMAAAIGAGLPITEPSGNMVVDIGGGTTDIAVISLSGIVYSRSVRVAGNELDDAIMHYLKRKFNLLIGERTAEQIKIQIGSAYPLEKPLTMEIKGRDLIEGVPKTLIIQDAEIREALSEGVDTIVNAIRVALERTPPELSADISDRGIVLTGGGALLKNLDKRIREETGLPVSIADDPLACVVLGTGKMLSDFNLLRKIAVD
- a CDS encoding tetratricopeptide repeat protein, whose product is MAKTTAKIKSKTKAPARKNVVKLAPRGAKSAAPSKPNKLAKKSAKGKPAAPPAKPLQFPKRKPTAEEIVHQQSLDRFTAGLELMNQGNYAKAKSGFERLVGNPSRELAERAQVYLNICQQRAARPSLQLKTVEEMYDYAVSLANEGHPEQAEEHLRKALKLAPRADFLYYALAATFALRNDVEGTLEYLDKAIQINQRNRFQAQNDPDFENMLEDPRFTELIYPERPLS
- a CDS encoding YvcK family protein produces the protein MKIVSLGGGTGLSTLLQGLKAWYPADPAPDLLEMVLEKAYGCEEPRVTDLSSVVAVSDDGGSSGRLRRDFRVLPPGDIRNCMVALSEDEALLSKLFQFRFASGQGLKGHSFGNLFLTALSGITGDFQEAIQVSSEVLAIRGHIYPSTMSDVRLEAELENGRVVKGETQISRSRRPIRRIRLSPRNCRPAPKALEAIAQADVITLGPGSLFTSLIPNLLVLGVATAIAQSRAARIFICNLMTQPGETNRFTAADHLRAVMNHAGGQRLFDYVMVNSGPISHSALRRYKVTGASPVNPGSEELESMGVRVVAGDFVREKRTGPSAERWVRHDPSHLAKAVLDTCAAHRYWEEATKSAGPA
- the glmU gene encoding bifunctional UDP-N-acetylglucosamine diphosphorylase/glucosamine-1-phosphate N-acetyltransferase GlmU, coding for MKDSTIVVILAAGLGTRFKSKLPKVLHSAGGRTLIDHVVRAVKPLASRATFAVIGYQAAQVEQALRSAGHGPGHEEVRLILQKQQLGTGHALAAGERQLRRATSSNKGTIMVVCGDTPLLTTATLRNLLAHHRRKRAIATVLTADMADPAAYGRILRSADGSLLAIVEWKSATSEQKKIREINTGIYCFETRELFPALKRVRKNPVSGEYYLTDVIELLAKAGHRLAACRAEDPDEVAGINDRAELARVDTLLRLRKARELMIAGVTIHSPETVRIDPDVTVGPDSTIEAGVYLNGRTKIGPECVIGAYSIITDSQLAARVTIKTSCVITESQVDDGASVGPFAHVRPGSQIGAGARIGDFVEIKKSRIGRLSRANHLAYIGDATVGEDVNIGAGTITVNYDGVNKHQTIIEDGAFIGSGSELIAPVRIGRGAFVAAGSTIHDHVPANALAIARARQSVKPGWMVERIRKLKKTPKSHS
- a CDS encoding NAD(P)-dependent oxidoreductase, whose product is MTQKETIGFIGLGIMGYPMAENLLKAGNAVTVYNRTRSKAESLAAEGASIAPIVADVARAASVIFICVGGTADVEQIAEELLPAIRPGALIVDSTTISPTASRRLAARFSECGAQFLDAPCTGSKTGATNATLTFMVGGEKAAFDRARPYLEAMGKKIFHTGGQGTGLQVKLTQNLIGALTCQAMAEGFVLARKAGISPSLVLEVLQNSVARNPMIDGKLPLVLTRKFDPHFSLKWMHKDLGLMLESANELQVPLPATALVRELFGAGIAMGHGEEDFAAAICVIESMAGVEVRED
- a CDS encoding response regulator transcription factor — protein: MAAQKKIKLLLGDPRPAFRAGLKLLLSSEKDVALIGEVEAADQVVKKVTALKPQVILIHSQLSEFGGRNLLLQVQRNFPRTRMLVMATSEDEEGSIRALRISTVQLVPRQAAFKQVLQWILRAETNGSTAVPAAGATATSSKSGADEAEGDSPLSSRERQVVELVSQGFKNREIAQRMFISEQTVKNHLHNVFDKLGVSDRLELALYAIHKQMQGGL
- a CDS encoding cytochrome c produces the protein MKWQSAPSMSNKIIQPTFSRRLAIHLTLLAAVSALPFAHGHEIITTQITFNQTIFPIIQANCAACHRAGGMAFSLMTYQEARPWAAAIQEEVLRRRMPPWGAVRGFGHFRNDPSLTQTQLQQIAEWAEGGAPEGAARAGPASGIPLASTIPRRDDLIQPVSAESVIEVGKAGERFVLDFFELRRDVTLSGIQFVKAAEKSSFRIRAVLPDGSVIALVWIYEFRAGYSQPYIFAAPLRLPAGTRIQGVPADAQAILLIEQP